The following coding sequences lie in one Thermosulfuriphilus ammonigenes genomic window:
- a CDS encoding cytochrome c biogenesis protein — translation MREVTFEIILSWLAVASYALAIIALAWGVFFTKERGLSASRFLVFWGIALHGLALALRWYYVGHGPYTTAYEVYSSNAWVILAIYGLVTLRMGRLLPVGLVVLPGALFFLLLGLSKYDGQPGLPTAFHYFWLVIHVLFIKLSIAAILVALGCSLWLLRRSSTQLDSNSLELYNYRFMGLAFVFWTIATASGAVWANLRWGRYWSWDPIETWSLIVWLGLGLDLHLQRFFGWRGRRAAWLTVICFSFFILALFVVPFISQGLHTMYVIGGSS, via the coding sequence ATGAGAGAAGTCACTTTTGAAATAATTCTGAGCTGGCTGGCCGTAGCTTCTTATGCCTTGGCCATTATTGCCCTGGCCTGGGGAGTTTTCTTCACGAAGGAAAGAGGCCTTTCGGCCTCACGGTTTCTGGTCTTTTGGGGGATAGCTTTACACGGTTTGGCCCTGGCACTTCGCTGGTACTATGTGGGTCACGGGCCTTACACTACAGCCTATGAGGTTTACTCCTCTAATGCCTGGGTGATTTTGGCTATCTACGGGTTAGTTACCCTTAGGATGGGGCGTCTTCTGCCTGTCGGTTTGGTGGTACTTCCCGGGGCCCTATTTTTTCTCCTTCTGGGGCTCAGCAAATACGATGGTCAGCCAGGCTTACCTACAGCCTTTCACTATTTTTGGTTGGTGATTCATGTTCTCTTTATCAAACTCTCCATTGCCGCTATTTTGGTGGCTTTAGGTTGCAGCCTCTGGCTCCTTCGGCGTTCCTCAACTCAGCTGGATTCAAACTCCCTTGAACTATACAATTACCGTTTTATGGGGCTGGCCTTTGTCTTCTGGACAATAGCCACCGCCTCAGGAGCTGTGTGGGCCAACCTTCGCTGGGGACGCTATTGGTCTTGGGATCCTATTGAAACTTGGTCGCTTATTGTCTGGCTAGGATTGGGACTTGATCTTCATCTACAGAGATTTTTCGGTTGGCGGGGCCGACGGGCGGCCTGGTTGACAGTAATTTGTTTTTCCTTCTTTATTCTGGCTCTCTTCGTAGTTCCTTTTATTAGCCAAGGTCTTCACACTATGTATGTGATCGGGGGAAGTAGTTGA
- a CDS encoding B12-binding domain-containing radical SAM protein, with product MGKKRILLVTPPYHCGMLEAAGTWLPLGLVYLAGAVREAGHEVIIYDAMSLYHGWEEIACLIEDFKPHILASGAITATVNDSLKLCHLAKEIDPQVITVLGNVHPTFMYEEVLASGVVDFIVRGEGEETFSELVECLAAEDNPQKVAGLAFLKDGGPFLTPERPFVVDLDRLKPAWDLLDWSVYTYHPQPGSRLAIVSSSRGCVAGCLFCSQRLFWRGSWRARSPEAFVDELAYLRRVYGVDVVMISDEYPTRDRQRWQRILDLLLQRDLEIEILMETRVDDIIRDEDIMEKYRLAGITHIYVGVESPDQQKIDLFQKDIRVEASKKALDIINRADIVSETSFVVGTPDETKDSLNQTLELAKFYDPDMAFFLPLTPWPYTPLYQRFRDYIEDYNYSHYNLIEPIIRPLAMSRAELRRAMFSATGRFFAHKFARLETLTPYKRGFMLTVLQLLLERSYLASEMMSLLVPFKRFLKGNAS from the coding sequence ATGGGTAAAAAACGTATTCTTTTGGTAACTCCACCGTATCACTGTGGCATGCTGGAGGCCGCTGGTACCTGGCTGCCTTTGGGGTTGGTCTATCTGGCCGGGGCAGTCCGCGAAGCCGGACACGAAGTTATAATTTATGATGCCATGTCTCTTTATCATGGTTGGGAGGAGATCGCTTGCCTTATTGAGGATTTCAAGCCTCATATTCTGGCCTCGGGGGCTATTACGGCTACGGTAAACGACTCCCTGAAGCTTTGTCATCTGGCGAAAGAAATTGATCCTCAGGTGATCACCGTCTTGGGTAATGTCCATCCCACCTTTATGTATGAAGAGGTTTTGGCCTCTGGGGTGGTGGATTTTATTGTTCGGGGTGAGGGGGAGGAAACCTTTTCCGAACTTGTTGAATGTCTGGCTGCTGAAGATAACCCCCAAAAGGTGGCTGGGCTGGCCTTTCTCAAAGACGGGGGCCCTTTCCTTACTCCAGAAAGACCCTTTGTCGTCGATCTTGACCGGCTCAAGCCAGCCTGGGATCTGCTTGATTGGTCTGTCTATACCTATCATCCTCAGCCAGGCTCCAGATTGGCTATCGTCTCTTCTTCCCGAGGCTGTGTGGCCGGATGCCTTTTTTGCTCCCAGCGTCTTTTTTGGCGGGGATCATGGCGGGCCAGATCTCCCGAAGCTTTTGTGGACGAGCTGGCGTATCTTCGTCGTGTCTATGGGGTGGATGTGGTCATGATCAGTGATGAATATCCAACTCGGGATCGCCAGCGCTGGCAAAGGATTCTGGATCTTCTTCTCCAGCGGGATCTAGAAATAGAGATCCTCATGGAGACTCGGGTCGATGATATTATCCGAGATGAAGACATTATGGAGAAATATCGCCTGGCCGGAATAACCCATATCTATGTGGGAGTGGAATCACCGGATCAGCAGAAAATAGACCTTTTTCAGAAAGATATCCGAGTTGAGGCCTCCAAGAAGGCCTTAGATATCATTAATAGGGCAGACATTGTTTCAGAGACATCTTTTGTTGTGGGCACTCCAGATGAAACAAAAGACTCTCTCAACCAGACTTTGGAACTGGCCAAATTTTATGATCCAGATATGGCGTTTTTTTTGCCCCTGACCCCTTGGCCCTATACTCCTCTTTATCAACGTTTTAGAGACTACATCGAAGACTACAATTATAGCCACTACAATCTCATTGAACCCATCATCAGGCCGCTAGCCATGAGTCGGGCAGAACTTCGGCGGGCAATGTTTTCGGCTACCGGCCGCTTTTTTGCTCATAAGTTTGCCCGTCTAGAGACCCTTACTCCCTACAAGAGGGGCTTTATGCTCACCGTACTCCAGCTTTTACTGGAGAGGTCTTATTTGGCCTCAGAGATGATGAGCCTCCTTGTTCCTTTTAAGAGATTCCTGAAGGGGAACGCTTCGTGA
- a CDS encoding cytochrome c biogenesis protein ResB: MLRLSKFFLKRGFISWLILALLLASLFQALIPQERSDDSLHLIRRLNGLFLLLVASLSLVSLALALKRLWSRERRPPHPLGKKVLLEPSFNGSLVPLRNKLESLGYVFTAEGQEWLLFERHRIGRWGTFVFHLGLFLVVLSFIYRGMWGARGYLQIMEGERLERIKDRHWLVKETGLLISRFEPNFGLALLSCNVRYQDGELFDINSRLRLLGKLRKEMETSLRGPLRYQGFRLYQAPDFGFVTTLYLRDQKGEFISAHYFLDPPSRPGEGFVGGGDFPGRDYSLNIKFYPNLFDQQALDPAWPGIYIQVQRAGELLFEGRLFFSQTISLGDERLTFGRLAYWTGLVVTSHQGEGVFFAGLLAAVLGAILVYFLPPRRIFLVLDANQALWVFLWSPYPGRFFPQEEDFLISEFRKVLANQNGR, translated from the coding sequence ATGCTTAGGCTAAGTAAGTTTTTCCTTAAAAGGGGGTTTATAAGTTGGCTTATCTTAGCCCTTCTTTTGGCTTCTCTCTTTCAAGCCCTTATCCCCCAAGAGAGGTCAGATGATTCTTTACATCTTATACGACGTCTAAATGGTCTTTTTCTCTTACTTGTAGCCTCGCTCAGTTTGGTCTCTCTGGCCTTGGCTCTCAAGCGTCTATGGTCTCGTGAAAGGAGGCCTCCACATCCTTTAGGAAAGAAAGTTCTCCTGGAGCCTTCATTTAACGGCTCCCTGGTTCCCTTAAGGAATAAACTCGAGTCTCTGGGGTATGTCTTTACTGCTGAAGGCCAGGAATGGCTCCTTTTTGAACGGCACCGTATCGGACGCTGGGGAACCTTTGTCTTCCACTTGGGATTATTTTTGGTTGTCCTTTCATTCATCTATCGAGGAATGTGGGGGGCGAGAGGCTATCTTCAGATAATGGAGGGAGAACGCCTTGAGCGAATTAAAGACCGTCATTGGCTGGTCAAAGAGACCGGCCTTCTGATCTCCAGATTTGAACCAAATTTTGGCCTGGCCCTCCTTTCCTGTAATGTTCGTTACCAAGATGGGGAACTCTTTGACATCAATAGCCGGCTTCGGCTTTTGGGAAAGCTTAGGAAAGAGATGGAAACAAGTTTACGGGGGCCTTTGCGATATCAGGGCTTCCGTCTTTACCAAGCCCCTGACTTTGGTTTTGTAACCACTCTTTATCTTCGAGACCAGAAAGGGGAGTTTATATCAGCTCATTATTTTCTTGATCCACCCTCCCGCCCTGGGGAGGGATTTGTCGGCGGCGGAGACTTTCCTGGCAGAGATTATTCTCTAAACATTAAATTCTACCCCAACTTATTTGATCAACAGGCCTTAGATCCTGCCTGGCCTGGAATCTATATTCAGGTACAAAGGGCTGGAGAGCTGCTTTTTGAGGGAAGGCTGTTCTTTAGCCAGACCATCTCTCTTGGAGATGAACGCTTAACCTTTGGTCGTTTGGCCTACTGGACGGGTTTGGTGGTCACTTCTCATCAGGGGGAGGGAGTCTTTTTCGCTGGGCTTTTAGCGGCTGTGCTGGGGGCGATTTTAGTCTATTTTCTGCCGCCTAGGCGTATCTTTCTAGTTTTAGATGCTAACCAGGCCCTGTGGGTCTTCCTGTGGTCTCCCTACCCGGGACGCTTCTTCCCCCAAGAGGAAGATTTTCTCATCTCCGAGTTCCGGAAGGTTTTAGCCAACCAGAATGGAAGATGA